From Gimesia panareensis, the proteins below share one genomic window:
- a CDS encoding cytochrome c gives MTRNFMIVTGIVLSALGIVCLGTHASAQVKQGKTRPAETKYLMRGITQPNCAGLGKLLKGDGPADEKAWDTAACHAACLNEMGFLLMSDGRCPDGKWAGAAKTLQAESAAVLKACQQKDLKAASAAFKKMTGSCAACHKAHKK, from the coding sequence ATGACAAGAAATTTCATGATTGTGACGGGGATTGTTTTATCGGCGTTGGGAATTGTCTGCCTGGGCACGCATGCATCTGCACAGGTCAAGCAGGGCAAGACCCGGCCCGCGGAAACAAAGTATCTGATGCGGGGCATCACGCAGCCCAACTGTGCCGGCCTGGGGAAACTGCTCAAAGGGGATGGCCCCGCTGATGAGAAGGCCTGGGACACCGCTGCCTGCCATGCCGCCTGCCTGAACGAAATGGGCTTTCTGCTCATGTCAGACGGACGTTGTCCAGATGGTAAATGGGCTGGGGCCGCAAAGACCCTCCAGGCGGAAAGTGCTGCCGTCCTCAAGGCGTGCCAGCAGAAAGATTTGAAAGCAGCCAGTGCCGCCTTCAAGAAAATGACCGGGTCCTGTGCGGCCTGTCACAAGGCACACAAGAAATAA
- a CDS encoding C45 family autoproteolytic acyltransferase/hydolase: MRRCLLVTIVLAFACFCFTETLSAEGYLTSIGTGSDRIPVVVVKGTPYEMGKQQGKLIRTEATEMILSLMKKVQAAGPERASDASLDAAWNAIAPHTDPRFKEELRGFAEGSGIDLKTLQRAHALPVVMDYSCSSIAAWGSATKDGHLYQTRNLDWTMNLGVQDYPCITVYIPKQGTPHVNITFAGFIGANTGMNAKGIVLSEMGDSPGKDYPFDMNGVHFTTLFREVMYDAQNLDQAIDQFQQAKRIKKYHYVVGDGTSGRAVKMLAHAPDLVIWKDNDPSDELAPAVMKDLVYQDEGRGAFQPLQKVYGKIGAHEMRDIACQIPIKGGNILDVIYDATALEFWVSYAEKQDEAYKRPFVHFKLKDYLK; the protein is encoded by the coding sequence ATGCGCCGCTGCTTACTGGTGACCATCGTTCTGGCATTCGCCTGTTTCTGTTTCACTGAGACCCTGTCGGCAGAAGGCTATCTGACCTCTATCGGCACCGGCTCCGATCGCATCCCGGTAGTGGTCGTCAAAGGCACCCCTTATGAAATGGGGAAGCAACAGGGAAAACTGATCCGCACAGAAGCGACGGAAATGATCCTCTCCCTGATGAAGAAAGTGCAGGCGGCAGGACCCGAACGCGCCTCGGATGCCAGTCTGGATGCTGCCTGGAATGCCATCGCACCGCATACCGACCCCCGGTTTAAAGAGGAACTCCGCGGCTTCGCGGAAGGATCGGGGATCGATTTAAAAACGCTGCAGCGGGCGCATGCCCTGCCCGTCGTCATGGATTATTCCTGCAGCAGTATCGCCGCCTGGGGATCTGCAACGAAGGACGGCCATCTCTATCAGACGCGCAATCTCGACTGGACCATGAATCTGGGCGTGCAGGATTATCCCTGCATCACGGTTTACATTCCCAAACAGGGCACGCCCCATGTGAATATCACCTTCGCCGGCTTCATCGGTGCCAATACCGGTATGAATGCAAAAGGCATCGTGCTCTCGGAAATGGGCGATTCCCCCGGCAAGGACTATCCCTTCGACATGAACGGCGTCCATTTCACGACGCTGTTTCGCGAGGTCATGTACGATGCGCAGAACCTCGATCAGGCCATTGACCAGTTCCAGCAGGCGAAGCGGATCAAAAAATATCACTACGTGGTCGGCGACGGAACCAGCGGGCGTGCCGTTAAGATGCTGGCCCACGCCCCCGATCTCGTGATCTGGAAAGACAACGATCCCAGCGATGAACTCGCCCCGGCTGTGATGAAAGACCTCGTCTATCAGGACGAAGGTCGCGGCGCGTTTCAGCCGCTGCAGAAAGTGTACGGCAAGATCGGCGCGCATGAAATGCGGGATATCGCCTGCCAGATTCCCATCAAGGGGGGGAATATACTGGATGTCATCTACGACGCCACCGCACTGGAATTCTGGGTCTCCTACGCCGAGAAGCAGGACGAAGCCTACAAACGCCCCTTCGTCCATTTCAAACTGAAAGACTACCTCAAGTAG
- a CDS encoding IS5 family transposase (programmed frameshift), with protein MTRVSRPATGRNITGSRTEPKPQLSDEQWLLIKDLFPEPPVNAAGGRPRVAARECLEGILWVLRTGARWKDLPTFLPSPSTCWRRFKEWTEDGVFLEAWQRLLEHLDRRKLVVWSEAFGDGTFCPAKKGAPDVGKTKRGKGTKLMLLVDGNGLPLALDRASASPAEVKLIESLLDQRVLPRDPDRLIYDRAADSDPLRTELAERQIELICPHRKNRVKPATQDGRALRRYRRRWKVERTISWLFNFRRLVIRYERYSHLFLGFAQLACVFTLLNKL; from the exons ATGACCCGCGTGTCACGACCTGCCACAGGTCGCAACATTACCGGGTCCAGGACGGAACCAAAACCACAACTCTCGGACGAGCAATGGCTTCTGATCAAAGATCTGTTTCCAGAACCACCGGTAAACGCAGCCGGAGGGCGGCCCAGAGTGGCTGCCCGCGAGTGCCTCGAAGGAATCCTTTGGGTATTAAGGACCGGTGCCCGATGGAAAGATTTACCAACATTTTTACCATCTCCCAGCACCTGCTGGCGGCGTTTCAAGGAATGGACCGAAGACGGTGTCTTCCTGGAAGCGTGGCAGCGATTGCTCGAACACTTAGACCGCCGGAAGCTGGTTGTCTGGTCGGAAGCATTCGGGGATGGCACATTCTGCCCCGCAAAAAAAGGGGCGC CCGATGTCGGAAAGACAAAACGGGGAAAGGGAACCAAGCTTATGCTGCTGGTCGACGGAAACGGGCTCCCTCTCGCTTTGGATCGTGCCAGTGCCTCTCCGGCAGAGGTGAAGCTGATTGAATCCCTGCTGGACCAGCGAGTTTTGCCACGCGACCCCGATCGCCTGATTTATGATCGTGCGGCCGACAGCGATCCCCTGCGCACAGAGCTGGCGGAACGGCAGATAGAGCTGATCTGTCCGCATCGCAAGAACCGTGTGAAACCAGCGACGCAAGACGGGCGTGCTCTGCGGCGATATCGACGCCGCTGGAAAGTCGAACGCACCATCAGCTGGCTGTTCAACTTTCGTCGTCTGGTAATACGATATGAACGATACAGTCATTTGTTTTTAGGATTCGCACAACTCGCGTGCGTGTTCACCTTACTTAATAAGTTATGA
- a CDS encoding potassium channel family protein, translating into MLKHIIEKRLPLFVEFFSAFVRYSSYVREVFVALLLILLVGAVLLWRLESLSFGDAVYFTMITGLTIGYGDITPETPLGKLVSVAIGLVGMVFVGLIIAIATRALNDTAKRHFDLEQDI; encoded by the coding sequence ATGTTGAAGCACATCATCGAAAAGCGTCTGCCCCTGTTTGTAGAATTCTTCAGTGCCTTTGTGCGCTATTCCTCTTATGTGCGGGAGGTCTTCGTGGCGCTGCTGCTGATCCTGCTAGTGGGAGCGGTGTTGCTCTGGCGGCTGGAAAGCCTCAGCTTTGGAGACGCTGTCTATTTCACCATGATCACCGGGTTGACAATTGGTTATGGTGATATCACGCCGGAAACGCCGCTGGGGAAACTGGTCAGCGTCGCCATCGGACTGGTGGGGATGGTTTTCGTGGGCCTGATTATTGCCATCGCGACCCGGGCGCTGAACGATACGGCGAAACGCCATTTTGATCTGGAACAGGATATCTAG